In one Nicotiana tomentosiformis chromosome 6, ASM39032v3, whole genome shotgun sequence genomic region, the following are encoded:
- the LOC104115877 gene encoding methyl-CpG-binding domain-containing protein 11-like isoform X2, whose protein sequence is MASSVEKNEVVSIELPAPPGWKKKFLPKTGGTPKKNEIVFTAPTGEEITTRKQLEQYLKSHPGGPPVAEFDWGTGDTPRRSPRISEKAKAAPSPAESGPAKKRGRKSSASKKDSNEVPEETEAAKDDDMEEAEEHEKDTAAVEADKDVEQKQDENQDETQDGESEIETKEEAEATEKDVSKKDEIESSENDGKKDESQNAYGKVEDAPSEEAQVEKDVQMADNVGHPKDVEEAAGDKVADGPEAAKMIEEEKDVQVQEKVENMPTETVTSDSITAEEKKHQAEGEQNDEQKTSAATTSTEDQHNLMNSEKSKVDGEVTENGSNTNEAKP, encoded by the coding sequence TTTCTGCCTAAAACAGGAGGTACTCCAAAGAAGAATGAAATCGTATTTACTGCACCAACAGGGGAGGAGATCACCACAAGAAAACAGTTGGAACAGTACCTGAAGTCGCATCCCGGTGGTCCACCAGTAGCAGAGTTTGATTGGGGAACTGGTGATACTCCAAGAAGATCCCCAAGGATTAGTGAAAAGGCAAAGGCAGCTCCATCTCCGGCAGAAAGTGGGCCTGCTAAGAAACGAGGCAGAAAGTCTTCAGCTTCAAAGAAGGATTCCAATGAAGTCCCTGAAGAAACAGAAGCAGCAAAGGACGATGACATGGAAGAAGCTGAAGAACATGAGAAGGATACTGCAGCAGTGGAAGCTGATAAGGATGTTGAACAGAAACAAGACGAGAACCAAGATGAAACTCAAGATGGAGAGAGCGAAATAGAGACGAAAGAGGAAGCTGAAGCTACTGAGAAGGATGTATCAAAGAAAGATGAAATTGAATCTTCTGAGAATGATGGAAAGAAAGACGAAAGCCAAAATGCCTATGGCAAAGTAGAAGATGCTCCTTCTGAAGAAGCTCAGGTTGAGAAAGATGTCCAGATGGCTGATAACGTTGGACATCCCAAAGATGTTGAAGAGGCTGCTGGTGATAAAGTAGCTGATGGTCCTGAAGCTGCTAAAATGATTGAGGAGGAAAAGGATGTACAGGTTCAAGAAAAAGTAGAAAACATGCCTACTGAAACAGTGACATCAGATTCTATCACTGCTGAGGAAAAGAAGCATCAAGCGGAAGGAGAACAGAACGATGAGCAGAAAACTAGTGCTGCAACAACGAGCACTGAAGATCAACATAATTTGATGAACAGTGAAAAAAGTAAGGTGGATGGTGAAGTAACTGAGAATGGCAGCAACACTAATGAGGCCAAGCCTTGA
- the LOC104115877 gene encoding methyl-CpG-binding domain-containing protein 11-like isoform X1: MASSVEKNEVVSIELPAPPGWKKKQFLPKTGGTPKKNEIVFTAPTGEEITTRKQLEQYLKSHPGGPPVAEFDWGTGDTPRRSPRISEKAKAAPSPAESGPAKKRGRKSSASKKDSNEVPEETEAAKDDDMEEAEEHEKDTAAVEADKDVEQKQDENQDETQDGESEIETKEEAEATEKDVSKKDEIESSENDGKKDESQNAYGKVEDAPSEEAQVEKDVQMADNVGHPKDVEEAAGDKVADGPEAAKMIEEEKDVQVQEKVENMPTETVTSDSITAEEKKHQAEGEQNDEQKTSAATTSTEDQHNLMNSEKSKVDGEVTENGSNTNEAKP; encoded by the coding sequence CAGTTTCTGCCTAAAACAGGAGGTACTCCAAAGAAGAATGAAATCGTATTTACTGCACCAACAGGGGAGGAGATCACCACAAGAAAACAGTTGGAACAGTACCTGAAGTCGCATCCCGGTGGTCCACCAGTAGCAGAGTTTGATTGGGGAACTGGTGATACTCCAAGAAGATCCCCAAGGATTAGTGAAAAGGCAAAGGCAGCTCCATCTCCGGCAGAAAGTGGGCCTGCTAAGAAACGAGGCAGAAAGTCTTCAGCTTCAAAGAAGGATTCCAATGAAGTCCCTGAAGAAACAGAAGCAGCAAAGGACGATGACATGGAAGAAGCTGAAGAACATGAGAAGGATACTGCAGCAGTGGAAGCTGATAAGGATGTTGAACAGAAACAAGACGAGAACCAAGATGAAACTCAAGATGGAGAGAGCGAAATAGAGACGAAAGAGGAAGCTGAAGCTACTGAGAAGGATGTATCAAAGAAAGATGAAATTGAATCTTCTGAGAATGATGGAAAGAAAGACGAAAGCCAAAATGCCTATGGCAAAGTAGAAGATGCTCCTTCTGAAGAAGCTCAGGTTGAGAAAGATGTCCAGATGGCTGATAACGTTGGACATCCCAAAGATGTTGAAGAGGCTGCTGGTGATAAAGTAGCTGATGGTCCTGAAGCTGCTAAAATGATTGAGGAGGAAAAGGATGTACAGGTTCAAGAAAAAGTAGAAAACATGCCTACTGAAACAGTGACATCAGATTCTATCACTGCTGAGGAAAAGAAGCATCAAGCGGAAGGAGAACAGAACGATGAGCAGAAAACTAGTGCTGCAACAACGAGCACTGAAGATCAACATAATTTGATGAACAGTGAAAAAAGTAAGGTGGATGGTGAAGTAACTGAGAATGGCAGCAACACTAATGAGGCCAAGCCTTGA